GTCAAGGGGCTTTACAAAGCGGCTATTGATGACCATTGCACTTATCCCTTCGTCTTTTAGATTTTCAGCGGCGGCAACGGCAGAACATACAGTAGACCCTATAGCGACGATTGCGATGTCGCTTCCATCAAGAATAACTTCACCCTTTCCGATCTCAAGAGACCTTGGTGTGTCGTCAATAGAAACACCGACCCCCCTTCCCCGGGGATATCTCACCGATGCTGGACATCCACACTCAACGGCGGTTTTAAGCATGTGCTGGAATTCATTTTCATCTTTTGGGGCCATAACAACAATATTGGGAATTGATCTCAGGTAGGAATAATCGAACAGACCGTGATGAGTGGCACCATCTTTTCCGACGAATCCCCCCCGATCGAGAGCAAGAACCACCGGTAGTTTCTGGGCACAGATATCATGGAGTACCTGGTCATATGCCCTCTGCATGAAGGTCGAATAGATTGTTACCACCGGTATAAACCCTTCAGTGGCGAGACCGGCAGCAAATGTAGCCCCGTGCTGTTCCGCTATACCGACGTCATAAAACCTGCCAGGCATCTCTTCTGCAAATTGCTCAAGTCCCGTCCCGTGAGTCATAGCAGCCGTTATTGCGACGATCCTTGAATCTTCACGGGCCAGTTTCACCATCGTTTTCCCGAACATTTCCGTATAAGACGGGTCAGAATTACTGTCTACGAGGTTTGTGCCGGTAGTTATGTCGAAAGGACCGATACCATGAAATCTCGATGGTTCCTCCTCTGCGAACTTGTATCCCTTTCCTTTTTTAGTGATAACGTGAACCAGGACAGGCCTGTTGAGCTTCTTTACGTTTTCCAGGTTTTTTATCAGGTGATCCAGTCTGTGCCCTTCAAGCGGGCCTACGTACTGGAAACCAAGTTCTTCAAAGATGACACCCGGGACGAAAAATGCTTTCAGCGATTCTTCTGCCTGTCTTGTAAACTTCA
This portion of the Syntrophales bacterium genome encodes:
- the dxs gene encoding 1-deoxy-D-xylulose-5-phosphate synthase; its protein translation is MDSILEKIDFPHDIKKLGFAELNVLAGEIRGKIIETVSKSGGHLASSLGVVELTLAIHYVFDTPEDKLIWDVGHQSYAHKIITGRKDRFHTLRQKGGLSGFPRREESDYDVFNVGHSSTSISAAAGIAEARCLKNEGFKVIAVIGDGSMTAGMAFEGLNWTGGRNKDLLIILNDNEMSISPNVGAMSSYLNRLMTGQRITKMRSEIKNFIKTIPGIGDKMLKFTRQAEESLKAFFVPGVIFEELGFQYVGPLEGHRLDHLIKNLENVKKLNRPVLVHVITKKGKGYKFAEEEPSRFHGIGPFDITTGTNLVDSNSDPSYTEMFGKTMVKLAREDSRIVAITAAMTHGTGLEQFAEEMPGRFYDVGIAEQHGATFAAGLATEGFIPVVTIYSTFMQRAYDQVLHDICAQKLPVVLALDRGGFVGKDGATHHGLFDYSYLRSIPNIVVMAPKDENEFQHMLKTAVECGCPASVRYPRGRGVGVSIDDTPRSLEIGKGEVILDGSDIAIVAIGSTVCSAVAAAENLKDEGISAMVINSRFVKPLDEELLCDVAKSIKKVITVEENVLMGGFGSAVLELFEKAGIYDVTVKRLGIKDEFVEHATQTELRSMYGIDEDGIANTVRKMMGK